The proteins below are encoded in one region of Belonocnema kinseyi isolate 2016_QV_RU_SX_M_011 chromosome 5, B_treatae_v1, whole genome shotgun sequence:
- the LOC117172290 gene encoding uncharacterized protein LOC117172290, with product MDVNQESLWTNRTRRKRRTSMGRFAWQPSSFRESGILRGVYNTSSFTPLVTLIFQSSEGYLKDYFHHQIQNLLSAISKVQDLKPDIPNKRMAIQSVGAFLLVTVLPLCIAYPSIRDREEERIVCETCGNDCDKCKFGISFSSLCEVLQCRRGPGEICGGYDDKYGMCGDGLTCHCNKCVGCSTDLLECYTNSCLPHTEIQLSHPNHFNGLVLGK from the exons ATGGATGTCAATCAAGAAAGCCTTTGGACTAACAGGACCAGACGGAAAAGACGGACGTCAATGGGGAGATTCGCATGGCAACCCTCATCCTTTAGGGAATCAGGGATTCTCCGCGGGGTATATAACACCTCGAGCTTCACTCCTTTGGTCACATTAATTTTCCAGAGTTCAGAAGGATACCTTAAGGACTATTTTCatcatcaaattcaaaatttactatcCGCAATCAGCAAGGTTCAGGATTTAAAACCAG atattcCGAACAAGAGGATGGCCATTCAAAGTGTAGGCGCTTTCCTATTGGTCACAGTCCTTCCTTT ATGCATTGCTTATCCGTCGATAAGGGATCGAGAGGAAGAGAGAATCGTATGTGAAACTTGTGGCAATGATTGCGACAAGTGCAAATTTGGTATCAGCTTTTCATCCCTGTGCGAAGTTTTGCAATGTCGCaga ggtCCTGGTGAGATATGTGGGGGGTATGACGACAAATATGGAATGTGTGGAGATGGTCTCACCTGCCACTGCAATAAATGTGTTGGTTGTAGTACTGACCTTCTCGAGTGCTACACCAACAGTTGTCTACCCCATACTGAAATTCAACTTTCTCATCCTAACCATTTCAACGGGCTTGTCCTCGGGAAGTAA